Proteins found in one Erythrobacter sp. KY5 genomic segment:
- a CDS encoding S9 family peptidase, translating to MRTALLAAAAAILLPTTALADAHMTESSPELTFERVFASPSLNGPTPRAVKFSPDGKYLTLLRNREEDSSRYDLWGYDFATREWRMLVDSEAIGSGRELSEDEKMQRERARVGSLKGIISYQWASDGSGVLVPIDGDLYFAKLDGSVQRLTDTEESELNPKLSSKAGYVSFVRDRQLWVGEVGGEAAPITPKEEDTIRWGEAEFVAQEEMSRLTGYWWGPNDQRIAVQRTDESPVGIVTRAAIGATGTQVFDQRYPVAGSDNAIVELYVMDPDGGNRVKVDLGDNTDIYIARVNWGPDDYLYVQRQNREQTVLDMLKVDPSTGESEVWFTETAARDDYWINLSDNYRFLKDGSLLWWSERDGFGNFYRFDGENWTQLTSRKEPVTALVGVDEDGDKLYYRAVTDVLTEQVYVSSLSAESEPTLLTDPDYTNSASMDPTGKGLLISRSATDQPTQSYIADTRGERLVWVEENALDADHPYTPFLLSHTPPEYGTIPAEDGTPLHYMMLKPEMEPGKQYPVFYYHYSGPGPQVVDKGWGGALAQAVVDKGYIWFALDNRGSANRGVDFEQPLYRAMGGVEVRDQKTGAEFLKTLDYVDGDKIAIYGWSYGGYMTLKQLQADPGLYAAGISGAPVTRWGLYDTHYTERFMGDPREVPEAYEASSAIPNATKISDPLLLIHGMADDNVVFENSSELISVLQENNVPFEMMLYPGYTHRVGGEQVSPHLWNTMFRFLEGHGVTPPE from the coding sequence ATGCGAACTGCTTTGCTTGCTGCCGCCGCCGCAATCCTTTTGCCGACCACTGCTTTGGCAGATGCGCACATGACCGAAAGCTCTCCTGAACTCACATTCGAGCGCGTCTTTGCCTCGCCTTCGCTCAACGGGCCGACCCCGCGCGCGGTGAAGTTTTCGCCCGATGGCAAGTACCTGACCCTGCTCCGCAACCGCGAGGAGGATTCATCGCGCTACGACCTGTGGGGCTATGACTTTGCCACGCGCGAATGGCGCATGCTGGTCGACAGCGAGGCGATCGGTTCGGGTCGTGAGCTATCCGAAGACGAAAAAATGCAGCGCGAGCGCGCACGCGTTGGCAGTCTCAAGGGTATCATCTCCTACCAATGGGCGAGCGATGGCTCGGGCGTTCTCGTGCCCATCGACGGCGACCTCTATTTCGCCAAGCTTGATGGCAGCGTTCAGCGCCTGACCGATACTGAGGAAAGCGAACTCAACCCCAAGCTTTCGAGCAAGGCGGGCTACGTTTCCTTCGTGCGCGATCGCCAGCTGTGGGTCGGGGAAGTGGGAGGCGAAGCGGCTCCGATCACGCCAAAGGAAGAAGACACGATCCGCTGGGGTGAGGCCGAATTCGTCGCGCAGGAAGAAATGAGCCGTCTCACCGGATATTGGTGGGGCCCGAACGACCAGCGCATCGCCGTTCAGCGCACAGATGAAAGCCCGGTCGGCATCGTCACTCGCGCAGCTATCGGTGCAACCGGCACGCAGGTCTTCGACCAGCGCTATCCGGTCGCTGGCTCGGACAACGCGATTGTCGAACTTTATGTGATGGACCCTGATGGCGGGAACCGTGTGAAGGTGGACCTTGGTGATAACACCGACATCTACATCGCCCGCGTGAACTGGGGGCCGGACGACTATCTCTATGTCCAGCGCCAGAACCGCGAACAGACCGTGCTCGACATGCTCAAGGTCGATCCTTCGACGGGCGAGAGCGAGGTCTGGTTCACCGAAACCGCCGCGCGCGACGATTACTGGATCAACCTGTCGGACAATTACCGCTTCCTGAAAGATGGCAGCCTGCTGTGGTGGTCGGAGCGGGATGGCTTCGGCAATTTCTACCGCTTCGACGGAGAGAACTGGACGCAGCTTACGAGCCGCAAGGAGCCTGTCACCGCGCTGGTCGGAGTGGATGAGGACGGGGACAAGCTGTATTATCGTGCGGTGACCGACGTCCTGACAGAACAGGTCTACGTCTCCAGCCTGTCCGCCGAAAGCGAACCGACGCTGCTCACCGATCCCGACTACACCAACTCGGCCAGCATGGACCCGACCGGCAAGGGTCTCCTCATCAGCCGTTCGGCGACCGACCAGCCGACCCAAAGCTACATCGCGGATACGAGAGGGGAACGGCTTGTCTGGGTCGAGGAAAACGCGCTCGACGCGGATCATCCCTACACGCCGTTTCTGCTGAGCCACACGCCGCCCGAATACGGCACGATCCCCGCCGAGGACGGCACGCCGCTGCATTACATGATGCTCAAGCCTGAGATGGAGCCGGGCAAGCAGTATCCAGTGTTCTACTATCACTATTCCGGGCCGGGTCCGCAGGTCGTGGACAAGGGCTGGGGCGGCGCTCTGGCGCAGGCGGTGGTTGACAAGGGCTACATCTGGTTCGCGCTCGACAATCGCGGCTCGGCCAATCGCGGGGTCGATTTCGAACAGCCGCTTTACCGCGCCATGGGCGGGGTCGAAGTGCGCGACCAGAAAACGGGCGCCGAGTTCCTCAAGACGCTCGATTACGTCGATGGCGACAAGATCGCGATCTACGGCTGGTCCTATGGCGGCTACATGACGCTCAAGCAGTTGCAGGCCGATCCGGGGCTTTATGCAGCCGGTATCTCAGGCGCGCCCGTGACCCGCTGGGGCCTGTACGATACGCACTACACCGAACGCTTCATGGGCGACCCTCGCGAAGTGCCAGAGGCTTATGAGGCCTCGAGCGCCATTCCCAACGCGACCAAGATCAGTGATCCGCTGCTGCTGATCCACGGCATGGCGGACGACAATGTGGTGTTTGAGAACTCTTCAGAGCTGATCAGCGTGCTTCAGGAAAACAATGTCCCGTTCGAGATGATGCTTTATCCCGGCTACACCCACCGCGTTGGCGGCGAGCAGGTCAGCCCGCATCTGTGGAACACGATGTTCCGCTTTCTAGAAGGCCACGGAGTGACGCCGCCGGAGTAA
- the rimM gene encoding ribosome maturation factor RimM (Essential for efficient processing of 16S rRNA), producing MKETSDTQAAPGLVELAAITGAHGVAGEVRLKLFGEGLDTLRQHKSFDTKSGERTLTLKKIRSDNKGGAIARFAEVHGRGEAEKLRGTVLTISRGALPQLDDDEYYHADLIGLAVETDAGNAIGKVIAVQNFGATDIIEIALDPPPEKGLKAIMVPMTKAAVIEWDSVRLVISQDFADQ from the coding sequence TTGAAGGAAACGTCCGACACGCAAGCTGCGCCCGGTCTGGTCGAATTGGCCGCCATCACCGGCGCGCACGGCGTGGCGGGCGAGGTCCGCCTGAAGCTGTTTGGCGAGGGGCTCGATACCCTTCGCCAGCACAAGAGCTTCGACACAAAATCGGGTGAGCGCACGCTGACCCTCAAGAAAATCCGTTCGGACAACAAGGGCGGCGCAATCGCCCGCTTTGCCGAGGTGCATGGGCGCGGCGAGGCCGAAAAGCTGCGCGGCACCGTGCTCACGATTTCGCGCGGGGCGCTGCCTCAACTTGACGACGATGAGTATTACCACGCCGACCTGATCGGGCTTGCCGTCGAAACGGACGCCGGAAACGCGATCGGCAAGGTAATCGCGGTCCAGAATTTCGGCGCCACCGATATCATCGAAATCGCGCTCGACCCGCCGCCTGAAAAGGGCCTCAAGGCGATCATGGTCCCGATGACCAAGGCTGCCGTGATAGAATGGGACAGCGTCCGGCTTGTCATTTCACAGGATTTCGCCGACCAGTAG
- a CDS encoding carbon-nitrogen hydrolase family protein, protein MTKLNVAICQAAPIPLDFDGGLEKAAHLARQAIDAGAQMVAFGETFLGGYPLWLDEARGAALWDNPGTKACHRIMLDNAIVPGDERLLPLQELCDESGACISIGAHERVRQSLYNNQLLFRPGEAPLDHRKLVPTHGERLIWMRGDGSTLGVHQAEWGRAGNLICWEHWMPLARAAMHNLGESVHVAAWPTVREEYGIASRHYAMEGRCFVLAAGLVQRRGDLFEGLERVGGDADVKALFEAIEGDMLNGGGSMIIAPDARVLAQAGEGEEILHAELDLSEIGQGLASLDTDGHYSRPDVFELHVDTRAKDGVNWGAGGE, encoded by the coding sequence ATGACCAAACTGAACGTAGCGATCTGTCAGGCGGCCCCGATCCCGCTCGACTTTGATGGCGGGCTCGAAAAGGCCGCGCACCTTGCCAGGCAAGCCATTGATGCGGGCGCGCAGATGGTCGCTTTCGGAGAGACTTTTCTGGGCGGATATCCGCTGTGGCTGGACGAGGCGAGGGGCGCGGCGCTGTGGGACAATCCTGGGACCAAGGCGTGCCACCGGATCATGCTCGACAATGCGATTGTGCCGGGGGACGAGCGGTTGCTGCCCTTGCAGGAACTGTGCGACGAGAGCGGCGCGTGCATTTCCATCGGCGCGCATGAGCGGGTGCGGCAGAGCCTTTACAACAACCAGCTGCTGTTTCGCCCGGGCGAAGCGCCGCTCGACCACCGCAAGCTGGTGCCGACCCATGGCGAACGGTTGATCTGGATGCGCGGCGATGGCTCGACGCTGGGCGTGCATCAGGCCGAATGGGGCCGGGCGGGCAACCTCATCTGCTGGGAACACTGGATGCCGCTAGCCCGCGCGGCGATGCACAATTTGGGCGAAAGCGTGCATGTGGCGGCCTGGCCGACTGTGCGGGAGGAATACGGGATCGCTTCACGCCATTACGCGATGGAGGGACGCTGCTTCGTGCTGGCGGCGGGACTGGTGCAACGGCGCGGCGACCTGTTCGAGGGGCTGGAGCGGGTCGGCGGGGATGCAGACGTGAAAGCGCTGTTCGAAGCAATCGAAGGCGACATGCTCAACGGCGGCGGTTCGATGATCATCGCGCCCGATGCCCGGGTGCTAGCGCAGGCGGGTGAGGGCGAGGAAATTCTGCACGCCGAACTGGACCTGAGCGAGATCGGACAGGGCCTCGCGAGCCTCGACACCGACGGGCATTATTCGCGGCCCGATGTGTTTGAACTTCACGTTGATACGCGGGCGAAGGATGGGGTGAATTGGGGCGCGGGCGGAGAGTGA
- a CDS encoding aspartate-semialdehyde dehydrogenase, translated as MRALVIAASSLALAACGDSGVPSPAERLEQRDGGAVAEIIDPGQVTLKSEGLVAGPDAFFFAAGQSEVEAAIARAIGEPGEVMDMPECGAGPMESSTYPGGLTVNYQDGIFVGWLISEPAEKIGVEGLPVGTARAQIEAMPGFAMMEGSTLGEEFMLGDRLAGFIEDDAVSMLYSGTQCFFR; from the coding sequence ATGAGAGCGCTCGTTATTGCCGCCTCCAGCCTGGCACTCGCCGCATGCGGGGACTCGGGCGTGCCCTCGCCTGCCGAACGGCTTGAGCAGCGCGATGGCGGCGCGGTCGCCGAGATCATCGATCCGGGTCAGGTGACCCTCAAGTCCGAGGGCCTCGTTGCAGGCCCCGATGCGTTCTTCTTCGCCGCCGGGCAAAGCGAGGTCGAGGCAGCGATCGCCCGCGCCATAGGCGAGCCGGGCGAAGTGATGGACATGCCTGAATGCGGAGCGGGTCCGATGGAAAGCTCAACCTATCCCGGCGGGCTGACGGTCAATTATCAGGACGGCATCTTTGTCGGCTGGCTGATTAGCGAGCCTGCCGAAAAGATCGGCGTTGAAGGGCTGCCGGTTGGCACCGCTCGCGCGCAGATCGAGGCCATGCCCGGCTTTGCGATGATGGAAGGCAGCACACTGGGAGAGGAATTCATGCTTGGCGACCGCTTGGCCGGCTTTATCGAGGATGATGCGGTGTCGATGCTATATTCCGGGACGCAGTGTTTTTTCCGATGA
- the rplS gene encoding 50S ribosomal protein L19 yields the protein MNLIQQIEAEEIGKVEREIPDFRAGDTVRVGVKVVEGQRERVQNFEGVVIARSNRGMGSNFTVRKISFGEGVERVFPLYAPIVDSITVVRRGVVRRAKLYYLRGRTGKRARIAERKVNTTKA from the coding sequence GTGAACCTGATCCAGCAAATCGAAGCCGAGGAAATCGGCAAGGTTGAACGTGAAATTCCCGACTTCCGCGCAGGCGACACCGTTCGCGTCGGCGTCAAGGTGGTTGAAGGCCAGCGTGAGCGTGTGCAGAACTTCGAAGGCGTCGTAATCGCGCGTTCGAACCGCGGCATGGGCTCCAACTTCACCGTCCGCAAGATCAGCTTCGGCGAAGGTGTTGAGCGTGTGTTCCCGCTTTACGCGCCAATCGTGGACAGCATCACCGTGGTCCGCCGCGGTGTCGTGCGCCGTGCGAAGCTGTACTATCTGCGTGGCCGCACCGGTAAGCGTGCGCGTATCGCCGAGCGCAAGGTCAACACGACCAAGGCGTAA
- a CDS encoding aspartate-semialdehyde dehydrogenase → MGYRVAIVGATGNVGREMMQVLAEREFPIEEIAAVASGRSQGSEVEFGDTGKMLKCKNIEHFDWSGWDIALFAAGSGPAKEYAPKAAAAGCVVIDNSSLYRMEPDVPLIVPEVNPDAIDDYSKRNIIANPNCSTAQLVVALAPLHKAATIKRVVVSTYQSVSGAGKAGMDELFEQSRAIFVGDPVQPTKFTKQIAFNVIPHIDVFLDDGSTKEEWKMMVETKKILDPKIKLNATCVRVPVFVGHSEAVNIEFENELSAEQAQDILREAPGIMLVDKREDEGYVTPVESAGDSATFISRVREDPTVENGITLWCVSDNLRKGAALNAVQIAELLGRRHLKKG, encoded by the coding sequence TTGGGTTACCGGGTGGCTATCGTCGGCGCGACGGGCAATGTCGGACGCGAAATGATGCAGGTGCTGGCCGAGCGCGAATTCCCGATTGAGGAAATCGCGGCGGTCGCCAGCGGGCGCAGCCAGGGATCAGAGGTTGAGTTCGGCGACACCGGCAAGATGCTCAAATGCAAGAATATCGAGCATTTCGACTGGTCGGGCTGGGATATCGCGCTATTCGCCGCCGGTAGTGGCCCTGCCAAGGAATACGCGCCCAAAGCGGCGGCTGCGGGCTGCGTGGTGATCGACAATTCCTCGCTCTACCGCATGGAACCCGACGTGCCGCTGATCGTGCCGGAGGTGAACCCCGATGCGATCGACGATTACTCCAAGCGCAACATCATCGCGAATCCCAATTGCTCGACCGCGCAGCTGGTTGTGGCGCTCGCTCCCTTGCACAAGGCGGCGACGATCAAGCGCGTCGTGGTCTCGACCTATCAGTCGGTTTCCGGCGCGGGCAAGGCGGGGATGGACGAGCTGTTCGAACAATCACGCGCAATTTTCGTGGGCGATCCGGTCCAGCCGACCAAGTTCACCAAGCAGATCGCCTTCAACGTGATCCCGCATATCGACGTCTTCCTCGACGATGGCTCGACCAAGGAAGAGTGGAAGATGATGGTCGAGACCAAGAAGATCCTCGATCCAAAGATCAAGCTGAACGCAACCTGCGTGCGCGTGCCGGTCTTCGTGGGCCATTCGGAAGCCGTGAACATCGAGTTCGAGAACGAGCTTTCGGCAGAGCAGGCTCAGGATATCCTGCGCGAGGCGCCCGGCATCATGCTGGTCGATAAGCGCGAGGACGAAGGTTACGTCACGCCGGTCGAAAGCGCCGGTGACAGCGCGACCTTCATCAGCCGTGTGCGCGAGGATCCGACGGTCGAGAACGGCATCACTTTGTGGTGTGTCTCGGACAATTTGCGCAAAGGCGCGGCATTGAATGCGGTCCAGATCGCAGAGCTGCTTGGCCGACGTCATCTGAAGAAGGGCTGA
- a CDS encoding alpha/beta fold hydrolase, translating to MAEDSFESFDGTRLAIHRAGEGPPVVLLHGLFSSAFMNWTKWGHHTRLADAGFEAIMMDFRVHGDSDAPHDPACYPKGVLVRDAAALVEHLGLEPGGFDLVGFSLGARTAIHAVAHGILEPRKLAICGMGVAGLAEWERRAAHFKRVIDEFDTIKPGDPAYTARTFLKSQGVDRVAARLLLDAMDDFDLARLANITMPTGVICGDEDGDNGSAEELTAMLPNATYYEVPGNHLNSVTKPELGEALVEFLSA from the coding sequence TTGGCTGAGGACAGTTTCGAAAGCTTCGACGGCACGCGCCTCGCGATCCACCGAGCGGGTGAGGGGCCTCCGGTTGTGCTTCTGCACGGCCTGTTCTCCAGCGCCTTCATGAACTGGACCAAGTGGGGCCATCACACGCGGCTTGCCGATGCCGGGTTTGAAGCGATCATGATGGATTTTCGCGTTCACGGCGACAGCGATGCGCCGCATGATCCGGCCTGTTATCCCAAAGGCGTGCTGGTGCGCGATGCGGCGGCGCTGGTGGAGCATTTGGGGCTGGAGCCGGGCGGGTTCGACCTTGTCGGCTTTTCGCTTGGCGCGAGGACCGCGATCCATGCGGTTGCGCACGGGATTCTCGAGCCGCGCAAGCTGGCGATCTGCGGTATGGGCGTGGCGGGTCTGGCCGAATGGGAGCGGCGCGCGGCTCACTTCAAACGGGTGATCGACGAGTTTGACACGATCAAGCCGGGCGATCCGGCCTACACCGCGCGCACTTTCCTCAAGTCGCAGGGGGTCGACCGGGTTGCAGCGCGCCTGCTGCTGGACGCGATGGACGATTTCGACCTCGCTCGCCTCGCGAACATCACCATGCCCACCGGCGTAATCTGCGGGGATGAGGATGGTGACAACGGCTCTGCAGAAGAGCTGACCGCGATGCTTCCCAATGCGACCTATTACGAGGTTCCGGGTAACCATCTCAACTCGGTGACCAAGCCCGAGCTTGGCGAGGCTCTGGTGGAGTTCCTCTCCGCATGA
- a CDS encoding TIGR04222 domain-containing membrane protein, translated as MELFASYTGGDFLVFYCIMLVTCIFAGLWIPANLRPEGRRGEVEDMEEVAVLTGGADRLSVAVLSSLFAKGALDVDEKKRLAVRQTGVAENASERAILAKVGGFRAAEAGRSIKAQAAAVETRLIRRGLMMDEGERWKLRALSAAPYAALIAIGLYRQQAGSAIGEPTGFLVALIIITLVLGLLRFVTGNPRTMAGNEIVRSLEQNSSRLRRAPQANEAGYAVAIFGTGVLVGTPWEPVHAARQAGTGGDGGASSDSGDGGSGCGGGCGGCGG; from the coding sequence ATGGAGCTTTTCGCGTCTTACACCGGCGGCGATTTCCTCGTTTTCTATTGCATAATGCTCGTCACCTGCATTTTCGCAGGCCTCTGGATTCCGGCGAACCTGCGCCCCGAAGGCAGGCGCGGAGAGGTCGAGGATATGGAGGAGGTCGCTGTCCTGACCGGCGGCGCTGACCGATTGAGCGTTGCGGTGCTCTCCTCGCTCTTTGCGAAAGGCGCTCTCGATGTGGACGAGAAGAAAAGACTCGCGGTCCGGCAGACGGGGGTGGCGGAAAATGCCAGCGAACGCGCGATCCTCGCCAAAGTTGGTGGCTTTCGCGCCGCCGAGGCTGGCCGTTCGATCAAGGCGCAGGCGGCGGCGGTGGAAACGCGGTTGATCCGGCGCGGCCTGATGATGGACGAAGGCGAGCGGTGGAAGTTGCGCGCCCTGTCAGCCGCGCCCTATGCCGCGCTGATCGCCATCGGGCTTTATCGCCAACAGGCGGGTTCCGCGATTGGGGAGCCGACCGGGTTCCTCGTGGCGCTCATCATCATCACTTTGGTCCTTGGCCTGTTGCGTTTCGTGACCGGCAATCCGCGGACGATGGCGGGCAACGAGATTGTCCGCTCGCTTGAGCAGAACAGCAGCCGGTTGCGCCGCGCTCCGCAAGCAAACGAGGCGGGCTATGCCGTTGCGATCTTCGGCACAGGTGTACTGGTCGGCACGCCGTGGGAGCCGGTCCATGCCGCGCGTCAGGCCGGTACAGGCGGCGATGGCGGCGCATCCAGCGACAGCGGTGACGGCGGCAGCGGCTGCGGCGGAGGATGCGGCGGTTGCGGGGGCTAG
- the trmD gene encoding tRNA (guanosine(37)-N1)-methyltransferase TrmD: MTFVATILTLYPEMFPGPLGTSLAGKALERGDWSCATVNPRDFATDKHRTVDDTPAGGGAGMVLKADILGAAVDSVADERPILAMTPRGKPITQARIREIAEGPGVTIICGRFEGFDERLFEARPQIEEVSLADIVLSGGETAAIAILDACIRLLPGVMGAASSGTEESFEDGLLEYPQYTRPYEWEGRTIPEVLRSGDHAKIAAWRKSKSEEITRLRRPDLWERHEGARDQSASGARRKNKDTDQ; encoded by the coding sequence ATGACCTTCGTCGCTACCATCCTGACGCTCTACCCCGAGATGTTTCCCGGCCCGCTCGGCACTAGCCTCGCGGGTAAGGCGCTGGAGCGCGGAGACTGGTCTTGCGCAACCGTCAACCCGCGCGATTTCGCCACGGATAAGCACCGCACCGTGGATGATACGCCCGCAGGGGGCGGGGCAGGAATGGTCCTCAAGGCGGATATCCTCGGCGCGGCGGTCGACAGCGTCGCGGATGAGCGTCCGATTCTTGCGATGACACCGCGTGGGAAACCCATCACCCAGGCCCGCATTCGCGAGATCGCAGAAGGTCCCGGCGTCACCATCATCTGCGGCCGCTTCGAGGGCTTCGATGAGCGCCTGTTCGAAGCGCGCCCGCAGATCGAGGAAGTGAGCCTCGCCGACATCGTCCTCTCGGGCGGAGAGACGGCGGCGATTGCCATACTTGACGCTTGCATTCGGCTGCTTCCCGGAGTAATGGGCGCGGCTTCTAGCGGGACCGAGGAGTCGTTTGAGGACGGCCTTCTTGAATACCCGCAATATACCCGACCTTACGAATGGGAAGGGCGCACGATCCCCGAAGTGCTGCGATCGGGGGATCATGCGAAGATCGCGGCTTGGCGAAAGTCAAAAAGCGAAGAGATCACTCGGTTACGCAGGCCGGACCTTTGGGAGCGTCATGAGGGCGCTCGGGACCAGTCTGCCTCTGGCGCGCGGCGAAAGAACAAGGATACGGACCAGTGA
- the rpsP gene encoding 30S ribosomal protein S16 — protein sequence MAVAIRLSRGGAKKRPYYRIVVSDSRSPRDGKYLEQIGTYNPLLAKDDENRVKLNEDRAKYWLGVGATPSDRVLRFLDAAGIMERPARNNPNKAEPGEKAKERAEEKADKLKEAEEAAKAAEEEAKAAAEAPAEEAPAEEAPAEEAPAEEAATEEAPAEEAAEDKAEG from the coding sequence ATGGCAGTTGCAATCCGTCTGTCGCGCGGTGGCGCGAAGAAGCGTCCTTACTACCGCATCGTCGTTTCGGACTCGCGCTCCCCGCGTGACGGCAAGTATCTCGAGCAGATCGGCACCTACAACCCGCTGCTCGCCAAGGATGACGAGAACCGCGTCAAGCTGAACGAAGACCGCGCCAAGTACTGGCTCGGCGTTGGCGCCACGCCGTCCGACCGCGTCCTGCGCTTCCTCGATGCGGCTGGCATCATGGAACGTCCGGCCCGCAACAACCCGAACAAGGCAGAACCGGGCGAAAAGGCCAAGGAACGCGCCGAGGAAAAGGCTGATAAGCTGAAGGAAGCCGAAGAAGCAGCCAAGGCCGCTGAAGAAGAAGCCAAGGCAGCAGCCGAAGCTCCGGCAGAAGAAGCGCCCGCAGAAGAAGCGCCCGCTGAAGAGGCTCCTGCTGAAGAAGCAGCGACCGAAGAAGCACCGGCGGAAGAAGCTGCTGAAGACAAGGCCGAAGGCTAA
- a CDS encoding 2-hydroxychromene-2-carboxylate isomerase — protein sequence MTLKADLFFSFRSPYSYLAVGRYRDMTREYDLDITLRTVWPIAIRDPDILFTGNPAAPRYILMDSMRSAQMLGIPFRWPRPDPVVQNLATREIAKEQPLIHRICRLGQAATRRGKGLEFADEVSRIIFSGEVDDWHEGDHLAKATEMAGLNLAELDAEVLSDAAALDAEIAENQDALEAAGHWGVPTLVFEGEPFFGQDRIDMAKWRMEQKGLAKR from the coding sequence ATGACGCTTAAAGCAGACCTGTTCTTCAGCTTCCGCTCGCCCTATTCCTACCTCGCCGTGGGGCGATATCGCGACATGACGCGCGAATACGATCTCGACATCACGCTTCGCACGGTGTGGCCGATTGCCATCCGCGATCCTGATATCCTGTTTACAGGCAATCCCGCAGCGCCGCGCTACATCCTGATGGATTCGATGCGCAGCGCGCAGATGCTTGGCATCCCCTTCCGCTGGCCGCGTCCTGATCCGGTGGTGCAGAACTTGGCAACGCGAGAGATCGCGAAAGAGCAGCCGCTGATCCACCGCATCTGCCGTCTTGGGCAGGCGGCGACGCGACGGGGCAAGGGACTGGAATTCGCCGACGAGGTGTCGCGGATTATCTTCTCCGGTGAAGTCGACGATTGGCACGAAGGCGATCATCTGGCCAAAGCGACCGAGATGGCAGGGTTGAACCTCGCCGAACTCGACGCCGAAGTCCTGAGCGACGCAGCCGCTCTCGATGCCGAAATCGCCGAAAATCAGGACGCACTCGAAGCCGCCGGACACTGGGGCGTGCCCACGCTGGTGTTCGAAGGCGAACCCTTCTTCGGCCAGGACCGCATCGACATGGCGAAATGGCGCATGGAGCAGAAGGGGCTGGCGAAAAGGTGA
- a CDS encoding alpha/beta fold hydrolase, giving the protein MTLTTRDWHNRAKQFHFDGHKIAYWTGGDPEARPLLLVHGFPTCSWDWVPVWDMLAEKHHLIACDMLGFGLSDKPRSGYSIHRQTDLQEALLSDLGVGEFDALVHDYGVSVGQELLARQQDGSGAKGLGTMVFLNGGIFPDQHRPRPMQKLGVSPFGFLLGLLMSRKGFGKSFSEVFGPDSQPSEKELDEFWEFISYKDGNRITHKLLHYIADRVEHKERWEAALVAAQGKIGLINGALDPVSGKHAYDKWREVVPDAKAHLIETVGHYPQVEAPEEVAAKSLEWLA; this is encoded by the coding sequence GTGACGCTGACTACGCGAGACTGGCACAACCGGGCCAAGCAATTCCACTTTGACGGGCACAAGATCGCCTATTGGACAGGCGGCGATCCCGAAGCGCGACCGCTGCTGCTGGTGCATGGGTTTCCGACATGCTCGTGGGACTGGGTGCCGGTGTGGGACATGCTGGCGGAGAAACACCATCTGATCGCTTGCGACATGCTGGGGTTCGGCCTGTCTGACAAGCCGCGCTCAGGCTATTCGATCCATCGCCAGACCGATCTTCAGGAAGCGCTTCTGAGCGATCTTGGCGTGGGTGAGTTTGACGCGCTGGTGCACGATTACGGCGTATCGGTCGGACAGGAATTGCTGGCGCGGCAACAGGACGGCTCAGGGGCGAAGGGCCTTGGCACGATGGTGTTTCTCAATGGAGGCATCTTCCCTGACCAGCACCGCCCTCGCCCGATGCAGAAACTCGGCGTTTCGCCATTCGGGTTCCTGCTGGGCCTGCTGATGAGCCGAAAGGGGTTCGGCAAGAGCTTCTCCGAAGTGTTCGGCCCTGACAGCCAGCCGAGCGAAAAGGAGCTCGACGAATTCTGGGAGTTCATCAGCTACAAGGACGGCAACCGCATCACGCACAAGCTTCTCCACTATATCGCCGACCGGGTCGAGCATAAGGAGCGGTGGGAAGCGGCTCTGGTCGCAGCGCAAGGCAAGATCGGCCTCATCAACGGCGCGCTCGACCCGGTTTCGGGCAAGCACGCCTATGACAAGTGGCGCGAAGTGGTGCCGGATGCGAAGGCCCACCTGATCGAGACAGTCGGCCATTACCCGCAGGTCGAAGCGCCTGAGGAAGTGGCCGCCAAGTCGCTGGAGTGGCTCGCCTGA